A single Brucella intermedia LMG 3301 DNA region contains:
- a CDS encoding DNA methyltransferase, with translation MKIDVKWTPSIPEGRWATLGPYYAMFPTDFVRDAIARFSKVGDGVIDPFCGRGTVPFVASSTGRFAVGMDVNPVAWVYASAKTSPEPDVQKVLRRIREIGEAVRPGDEDPVNEFQEWAWAPRTLAFLNAARRELCWKSERTDWTLAAIILIYLHGKEGGAVSNQMRQSKAMAPNYSVQWWKARGSRPPEIDPVEYFEGKVAWRYAKGLPRMSGWSEIELGDARQKLSSWKGSKFNLLVTSPPYCGVTNYRLDNWIRLWLLGDLPLPDNKSSEKYADRESYRSMLMDVFSSAKMSMTESATVLVRTDSRLFTRDVTAATLRALWPDHRMLAKSERPEKTQTQLFGDRTEKPGETDMLLLPPGDRRRPSGYGLVRDHEMASVPAAFSTSGERSDQALAVRA, from the coding sequence ATGAAGATTGATGTGAAGTGGACCCCTTCGATACCCGAGGGCCGGTGGGCGACGCTGGGACCCTACTATGCCATGTTTCCTACGGACTTCGTCCGGGACGCCATCGCTCGCTTCTCAAAGGTTGGAGACGGCGTCATCGACCCATTCTGCGGTCGCGGCACGGTGCCATTCGTCGCGTCCTCGACAGGCAGGTTCGCCGTCGGCATGGATGTCAATCCCGTGGCCTGGGTTTACGCGTCGGCAAAGACCTCGCCTGAACCGGACGTGCAGAAAGTCCTACGTAGAATTCGGGAAATTGGCGAGGCAGTCCGCCCGGGGGACGAGGATCCGGTCAACGAGTTCCAGGAATGGGCATGGGCTCCGAGGACTCTCGCATTCCTGAATGCCGCCCGGCGCGAGCTTTGCTGGAAGAGCGAACGAACCGACTGGACGCTGGCCGCGATCATCCTGATCTACCTGCACGGCAAGGAGGGGGGAGCTGTCAGCAACCAGATGCGCCAGTCAAAGGCGATGGCTCCCAACTATTCCGTTCAGTGGTGGAAGGCCCGTGGATCGCGCCCCCCTGAAATAGATCCCGTCGAGTATTTCGAGGGGAAGGTCGCATGGCGGTACGCAAAAGGGCTGCCGAGGATGTCGGGCTGGTCGGAGATCGAGCTCGGCGACGCACGTCAGAAGCTGTCCTCTTGGAAGGGCTCGAAGTTCAATCTTCTGGTTACCTCGCCACCCTACTGTGGCGTCACCAACTACCGCCTCGACAACTGGATCAGGCTCTGGCTGCTTGGCGATCTGCCGCTCCCCGACAACAAGTCGTCGGAGAAGTACGCTGATCGCGAGAGTTACAGGAGCATGTTGATGGATGTCTTCTCATCGGCGAAGATGTCCATGACCGAGAGTGCAACGGTCCTCGTTCGAACCGACTCGCGTCTGTTCACGCGCGATGTCACTGCCGCGACGCTTCGTGCACTGTGGCCCGACCATCGAATGCTGGCTAAGAGCGAGCGGCCGGAAAAAACCCAGACCCAGCTCTTCGGTGACCGGACGGAAAAACCCGGTGAGACCGACATGCTTCTTCTTCCTCCGGGAGATCGCCGACGACCGTCAGGATACGGCCTCGTGCGCGATCATGAGATGGCAAGCGTTCCCGCGGCCTTTTCGACATCCGGCGAAAGAAGTGACCAGGCGTTGGCTGTTCGCGCATGA
- a CDS encoding ATP-binding protein has product MGILTSVVNTASDEAARDAGHRLASLLDPARICGDLINIDYRSAVVLVHDRLRSNVGGVPKGCFLVASRLAHGSSPNAMLEDTSLILLRVLDKASLPNSSETDRMRYEAGQRVSASNNLNWDDEQTLDKFTANFLRFAGVECRVIGTFMMRMSQKGGWAVQFGADLSNIYSGRGMKVYKPDGELLKLIANFVRPQPKADKHPLADRRIKIGRVRYAASERQGDTTDMVDVTLDPTDLIARRTALFGMSRTGKSNTVKKIASSVFMLRAEDSLRGRVGQLILDANGEYANDNPIDKGALRSVFNGCANSGPTDVVTYGLHPHPKDPQRRLVKLNFFGTEPKSWFDRDAVVAAMAPMIQAKAVVDAALASQGSAQYKTAFMNIDLTVPEDWEPKDITRYRRIVTAYRVILAKAGLMRSSSMQKVSLDRLTNDKLRKALGSHEGYARAAVIFEKGLVSWDEAYEAFNLLRQAIGDKDSPYAEFNRESRKGDEEKDWHDSGLMGILALMEHQGGIRLIGKVGPQHSPDTTEDFADQIVADLSAGKLVIVDQSTGDPELNEAASRRLMWRVFDHQKTAFTNPSLDEKEEMILPPDVIVYVEEAHNLLPKDGDDLKDIWPRVAKEGSKYRIGLVYATQEPSSIMSNILSNTDNWFVAHLNRAGEVKQVRDFYDFGDFEQQILNVALPGFIRMRTLSNPYVVPVQIDPFVANAPADQGGKD; this is encoded by the coding sequence ATGGGAATTCTTACAAGCGTTGTCAACACAGCCAGTGACGAGGCCGCCCGGGATGCCGGACACCGCCTTGCCAGCCTCCTTGATCCGGCACGGATCTGCGGCGACTTGATCAACATCGACTATCGCTCTGCGGTGGTCCTGGTTCATGACCGACTGCGCTCGAACGTTGGCGGCGTGCCGAAGGGCTGTTTCCTAGTCGCATCGAGGCTTGCGCACGGCTCTTCCCCAAACGCAATGCTCGAAGACACGTCGCTAATTCTCCTGAGAGTTCTGGATAAGGCATCGCTTCCGAATTCATCGGAGACCGACAGAATGCGCTACGAGGCGGGGCAACGTGTCTCGGCTTCAAACAATCTCAACTGGGATGACGAACAGACGCTGGATAAGTTCACCGCAAACTTCCTTAGGTTCGCAGGCGTTGAATGTCGCGTGATTGGCACGTTCATGATGCGGATGAGCCAGAAGGGCGGGTGGGCTGTGCAGTTTGGGGCAGACCTGTCCAATATCTATTCCGGACGTGGGATGAAAGTCTACAAGCCAGATGGTGAGCTACTCAAGCTGATCGCGAACTTCGTGCGTCCCCAGCCCAAGGCTGACAAGCATCCTCTTGCCGACAGGCGCATCAAGATCGGCCGGGTTCGATATGCCGCCAGCGAGCGGCAGGGGGATACGACTGATATGGTCGATGTCACTCTCGATCCGACGGACCTAATCGCCCGTCGCACCGCACTTTTCGGCATGAGCCGAACAGGCAAGTCAAACACGGTGAAGAAGATCGCGTCGTCAGTGTTCATGCTCCGTGCGGAGGATTCTTTGCGAGGCCGCGTAGGTCAACTCATACTTGATGCGAATGGCGAGTATGCCAACGACAACCCTATTGATAAGGGTGCGCTTCGCAGTGTCTTCAACGGATGTGCCAACTCTGGGCCCACGGATGTGGTAACATACGGACTTCATCCCCATCCCAAGGATCCACAACGCCGGCTCGTGAAACTCAATTTCTTCGGCACAGAGCCGAAAAGCTGGTTCGATCGCGATGCGGTCGTCGCAGCAATGGCCCCTATGATACAGGCAAAAGCCGTTGTCGATGCTGCATTGGCGTCGCAAGGCTCTGCGCAGTACAAGACTGCATTCATGAACATCGATCTTACGGTTCCCGAAGATTGGGAGCCGAAAGACATCACCCGGTACCGACGCATCGTCACAGCCTACCGCGTCATCCTCGCCAAGGCGGGGCTGATGAGGTCGTCGTCGATGCAGAAGGTTAGCCTTGACCGTCTCACGAACGACAAGCTGCGAAAAGCACTCGGTTCTCATGAAGGCTATGCAAGAGCTGCTGTCATTTTTGAAAAGGGCCTCGTTTCGTGGGATGAAGCATACGAAGCTTTTAATCTCCTCCGGCAGGCCATAGGCGACAAGGATTCGCCTTACGCCGAATTCAATCGGGAATCCCGGAAGGGAGACGAGGAGAAGGACTGGCACGATTCCGGACTCATGGGAATCCTTGCTCTTATGGAGCATCAGGGCGGCATTCGCCTGATAGGCAAGGTCGGCCCCCAGCATTCGCCCGACACGACCGAGGATTTCGCGGACCAGATCGTCGCTGACCTTTCCGCCGGAAAGCTGGTTATCGTAGACCAATCCACTGGAGATCCGGAACTCAACGAGGCGGCTTCACGGCGGCTGATGTGGCGGGTATTCGATCACCAGAAGACGGCGTTCACAAATCCAAGTCTCGATGAGAAGGAGGAGATGATCCTTCCGCCGGATGTCATCGTTTACGTCGAGGAGGCGCATAACCTGCTGCCCAAGGATGGCGATGACCTCAAGGATATCTGGCCACGCGTCGCCAAAGAAGGATCCAAGTACAGGATTGGCCTTGTCTATGCCACGCAGGAGCCGAGCTCAATCATGAGCAACATCCTCTCAAACACGGATAACTGGTTTGTCGCCCACCTCAACAGGGCAGGAGAAGTAAAGCAGGTGAGGGACTTCTACGACTTCGGAGATTTCGAGCAGCAGATCCTTAATGTGGCCCTACCGGGCTTTATCCGCATGAGGACCCTGTCCAATCCCTACGTTGTTCCGGTGCAGATAGACCCATTTGTCGCAAATGCGCCGGCCGATCAAGGCGGAAAGGACTAG
- a CDS encoding RES domain-containing protein — protein sequence MTLLCPHCFSNKGLQQRLIEIRPSFSDDRCTFHPNLKGIPVKAVARIIDDVFRNNYGPGRYNMFHDEQEGEDLQGVLYELTGADLDDVVSAIADQLIEDDSYWPPDGEDPFYSSDAAYQRSYDAFNGHSYLWDEFCKSIVHGQRFFNSKAKELLFKIFDRIHLQRDLQRANPVYAITPGSEQATVYRVRNVGDPEARMKIREDVPANMGPPPSRLRRPGRMNPSGIGALYAGFDLETCVAEMRPTVGDVIVSAQFDIIEPLWVLDTTRFSGGFKEPNLFSKDHLRRTAQWRFMQRFMVEIARPISRNDEHLDYIPTQAVAEYLLNHHDFNVSGAKHRIEAIIYRSAQHPEGKNIVILGDACAIEAMPVQSKSKTTSYGEPFDSLLSSLPRFRSPSLSPRMRFKNGSVAEHRVQGATFHTVPHEEYYHGDDDDAPF from the coding sequence TTGACCCTTTTGTGCCCCCACTGCTTCTCCAACAAGGGACTCCAGCAGCGCCTCATAGAGATCCGGCCTAGTTTCTCGGACGATCGGTGCACGTTCCATCCGAATCTCAAGGGGATCCCGGTCAAGGCCGTCGCCCGGATCATCGATGACGTCTTCCGCAATAACTACGGCCCCGGCCGGTACAACATGTTCCATGACGAGCAAGAGGGCGAAGACCTGCAGGGAGTGTTGTACGAACTGACAGGTGCCGATCTCGATGACGTCGTTTCGGCAATCGCAGACCAATTGATCGAAGACGACTCTTACTGGCCACCCGACGGAGAAGATCCATTCTATTCCAGCGATGCCGCCTATCAACGCAGCTACGACGCGTTCAATGGGCACAGTTACCTGTGGGACGAGTTCTGCAAGAGCATCGTGCACGGGCAACGCTTCTTCAATTCAAAAGCTAAAGAGCTACTCTTCAAGATTTTCGACCGCATACACCTCCAGCGCGACCTTCAGCGAGCCAATCCCGTATACGCCATCACCCCCGGATCGGAACAAGCAACCGTTTACCGCGTGCGGAATGTCGGTGACCCAGAGGCTCGGATGAAGATCCGGGAAGATGTGCCCGCGAACATGGGGCCGCCTCCCTCGCGGCTTCGCCGTCCGGGGCGAATGAATCCTTCCGGCATCGGAGCGCTCTATGCTGGCTTCGACCTTGAGACCTGCGTCGCAGAGATGCGTCCCACTGTCGGAGACGTGATTGTATCGGCTCAGTTCGACATTATTGAACCTTTGTGGGTTCTCGACACGACCCGATTTTCGGGAGGCTTCAAGGAGCCTAATCTCTTCTCCAAGGATCATCTGAGACGCACAGCGCAATGGCGTTTCATGCAGCGCTTCATGGTTGAGATTGCACGTCCGATCTCCCGGAACGATGAGCACTTGGACTATATCCCCACTCAAGCCGTTGCTGAATATCTGCTGAACCACCACGACTTTAACGTTAGCGGCGCCAAACACCGCATCGAGGCGATCATCTACCGTTCAGCACAACACCCGGAGGGCAAGAACATTGTCATTCTTGGAGACGCTTGCGCCATCGAAGCCATGCCTGTTCAAAGCAAGTCAAAGACAACTTCATACGGTGAGCCGTTCGATAGTCTTCTTTCTTCCCTGCCCCGCTTCCGTTCCCCGAGCCTTTCTCCGCGCATGCGATTCAAGAACGGAAGCGTTGCGGAGCATAGGGTGCAGGGCGCGACATTCCACACTGTTCCCCATGAAGAATATTACCATGGGGATGACGACGACGCGCCCTTCTGA
- a CDS encoding L,D-transpeptidase — MSLILSACASNVDRGSAPELPYQPRETDVSVIYGEKTDSGFRVAGLDTEKINPEFVRQEVNYPTDEKPGTIIVDQRARFLYLVQGSGKAIRYAVGVGPVARAFEGGDAVIANKAAWPRWIPTPDMVKRNPEHYGPYKDGVDGGPRNPMGARALYMHKDGKDTYYRVHGTNDPSSIGKAVSAGCIRLLNQDIIDLYDRVTPGARIVVHG; from the coding sequence TTGTCGTTGATCCTGTCGGCATGCGCCAGCAACGTTGATCGCGGCTCCGCGCCGGAGTTGCCCTATCAGCCTCGCGAGACAGATGTCTCCGTGATCTATGGGGAGAAGACCGATTCCGGCTTCCGGGTAGCGGGCCTCGATACCGAGAAGATCAACCCGGAATTCGTTCGGCAAGAAGTGAACTATCCGACGGATGAAAAACCGGGCACGATCATCGTCGATCAGCGGGCGCGCTTTCTGTATCTCGTGCAGGGTAGCGGCAAAGCCATTCGCTATGCCGTTGGTGTCGGCCCAGTCGCGCGTGCCTTCGAGGGCGGCGACGCAGTGATCGCGAATAAGGCGGCGTGGCCCCGTTGGATACCCACGCCCGACATGGTGAAGCGGAATCCGGAGCATTATGGGCCGTACAAGGACGGAGTTGACGGCGGACCACGGAACCCGATGGGAGCGAGAGCGCTCTACATGCACAAGGATGGAAAGGACACCTACTACCGTGTCCACGGAACAAACGATCCGAGCTCGATCGGTAAGGCGGTCTCCGCAGGGTGCATCCGGCTTCTGAATCAGGACATCATCGACCTCTACGATCGCGTCACGCCTGGCGCCCGCATCGTCGTACACGGATGA
- a CDS encoding DNA cytosine methyltransferase encodes MPGYSFARKSGPEGRVTEDNHFPGAVRAVRLTRPRSFMFAIVETVTFAQHAAYLAEVCSDLTRLGYKVEQVRLVKSNFGLPQQGDQFLLIGVRTNEAGTFVIPTLVNSIRRSVGEVLGPLLIKYDTPTDLLERKDSYSPQGLYNTWAKDWRRWYSDDKLLPVIPVSPPSKGSSTWKAMKKAGIDPESYAEAPPRVEEVDDNHFLPKLTVPAIACLQGFPDKWSFEAELSGNIDMIAEATPPVLARVMGLNIYQALTGTRVDLETAIREPLIDDERIGQPLPKRVSLTPKWYTASRALKAEKYMDREDELKTLNPDEVERALATYMEELVPMKRGKGAAFSKRERVAVARIAAATRLQRDRECFPTEASRPDPQDYTDL; translated from the coding sequence ATTCCAGGGTATTCCTTTGCCCGCAAATCAGGGCCGGAGGGGCGAGTAACTGAAGACAATCATTTCCCCGGTGCCGTTCGAGCCGTGCGGCTCACCAGACCACGTTCCTTTATGTTCGCGATCGTCGAGACGGTCACCTTCGCTCAGCATGCCGCCTATCTGGCTGAGGTCTGCTCTGATCTGACCCGCTTGGGGTACAAGGTCGAACAAGTCAGGCTTGTGAAGAGCAACTTCGGCCTTCCGCAACAAGGCGACCAGTTTTTACTCATTGGCGTTAGGACCAACGAGGCTGGCACTTTTGTCATCCCAACACTCGTCAATTCAATTCGCCGAAGTGTCGGCGAAGTGCTCGGGCCACTACTCATCAAATACGATACGCCAACAGATCTGCTTGAGCGTAAGGATTCATATTCGCCTCAAGGTCTCTACAACACGTGGGCGAAAGATTGGCGGCGGTGGTACAGTGACGACAAGTTACTGCCCGTTATCCCGGTTTCACCACCAAGCAAAGGAAGTAGCACATGGAAAGCAATGAAGAAGGCTGGCATCGACCCTGAATCTTATGCCGAGGCTCCTCCACGAGTTGAGGAAGTCGATGACAATCATTTCCTGCCAAAGCTGACCGTACCAGCTATCGCTTGCCTCCAAGGCTTTCCCGACAAGTGGTCTTTCGAAGCCGAACTCTCCGGAAATATTGATATGATAGCCGAAGCCACGCCTCCGGTCTTAGCACGCGTGATGGGCCTGAACATCTATCAGGCCCTCACTGGAACGCGCGTCGATCTGGAAACTGCCATTCGTGAGCCGCTAATAGACGATGAGCGGATCGGCCAGCCTTTGCCGAAGCGTGTTTCTCTTACGCCCAAGTGGTACACGGCTTCGCGGGCCCTTAAGGCCGAGAAGTACATGGATCGTGAGGACGAGCTGAAGACGTTGAATCCTGACGAAGTTGAACGTGCACTCGCTACATATATGGAAGAACTCGTCCCAATGAAACGTGGCAAAGGCGCGGCCTTTTCAAAGAGGGAGCGTGTCGCCGTGGCACGGATTGCAGCGGCGACCCGTTTGCAGCGGGATCGGGAATGCTTTCCTACCGAGGCTTCACGCCCGGATCCACAGGATTATACAGACCTTTAA